The Coffea eugenioides isolate CCC68of chromosome 8, Ceug_1.0, whole genome shotgun sequence genome has a segment encoding these proteins:
- the LOC113780217 gene encoding cytochrome P450 81E8-like encodes MRLLQKLYEISHDGFAKVELKSKFLELSFNVIMRMINGKKYFGEDEESDEAKKFQGLIRQTFEHASASNPGDFLRVLRWLDYKSFEKSLARISMDMDVFFQGLVEERRSDKTKNTMIDHLQTLQESQPKYYKDEAIKAMIMVLLLAGTDTSSATIEWAGSLLLNHPKVSEKAKAELETHVGIYRLIQEDDLSKLPYVHNIILETLRLFLAVPHKSSASCKVGGYDFQGGKILLVNTWSIHRDPKVWDDPTSFKPERFEGLQVETSKLMPFVLGLVSRNGPTRIIGFLTIQ; translated from the exons ATGCGTTTACTTCAAAAATTGTATGAAATTTCACATGATGGTTTTGCAAAAGTTGAGCTGAAATCCAAGTTTTTAGAGCTTTCCTTTAATGTTATCATGAGAATGATTAATGGAAAGAAATATTTTGGTGAAGATGAAGAAAGCGATGAGgctaaaaaatttcagggccTTATTCGTCAAACGTTTGAACATGCTAGTGCATCAAATCCTGGAGATTTCTTGCGAGTATTGAGATGGCTAGACTACAAAAGTTTTGAAAAGAGTTTGGCAAGGATAAGTATGGATATGGACGTATTTTTCCAAGGTCTAGTTGAAGAACGCCGTAGTGACAAGACCAAGAATACCATGATTGACCATTTGCAGACACTGCAAGAATCACAGCCGAAATACTACAAGGACGAAGCCATTAAAGCAATGATTATG GTCCTACTGCTTGCTGGAACGGATACATCATCTGCCACCATAGAATGGGCAGGGTCTCTTTTACTCAATCATCCCAAAGTGTCGGAGAAGGCAAAAGCAGAACTTGAAACTCATGTAGGAATTTATCGCCTGATTCAGGAAGATGATTTATCCAAACTGCCTTACGTTCACAACATCATTTTGGAGACCTTGCGTTTATTCCTAGCAGTACCACATAAGTCTTCTGCCAGTTGCAAAGTTGGGGGATATGATTTTCAAGGCGGGAAAATATTGCTAGTAAATACATGGAGCATCCATAGGGATCCCAAGGTTTGGGATGATCCTACAAGCTTCAAGCCTGAGAGATTTGAAGGACTACAAGTGGAAACAAGCAAGCTGATGCCATTTGTGTTAGGTTTAGTCTCAAGAAATGGACCAACGAGAATAATAGGATTCTTGACAATTCAATAA